In Misgurnus anguillicaudatus chromosome 5, ASM2758022v2, whole genome shotgun sequence, a genomic segment contains:
- the mon1ba gene encoding LOW QUALITY PROTEIN: vacuolar fusion protein MON1 homolog A (The sequence of the model RefSeq protein was modified relative to this genomic sequence to represent the inferred CDS: inserted 3 bases in 2 codons) — protein sequence MGRKRTVLCRCEDMMADSWRQHRKHVFVLSEAGKPIYTRYGSAEALSFTMGVMMALVSFIQAGGNTIQSIFSDERTIVFLQKGPLVLVSVSNSRQSEQQLCSELLHVYHQIVSMLTQACINRIFEHSKNYDLLRLLFGSEKVLDSLLDVMDSEPSFMLSAVQCLPLASSSRDVLSRILQKSGTKKLVFSILITNNLLVSIIQEKMVLEDARLKPADLHLLFNLTRASFAFQAGEIWTPGCLPLFDHDCSFNAYVSYLDPPECCVCLVLLSTDKEAFYALAECKKTIEEAVXGQNALQCLANTQTYCVNNIGVANLKHLEQCSQLPQFICPEMEXYKTQEEKIHLLDLYRNMHRRIHSGSRPLKLIYHSTDRETLLAWVTSKFELYVCFSPLVTKKSAITEVTKLLRWIRKEEDRLFICSLPKYSNTSQAGRSTT from the exons ATGGGCAGAAAGAGGACTGTTTTATGTCGTTGTGAAGATATGATGGCAGACAGCTGGAGGCAACACAGAAAGCATGTGTTTGTGCTGAGTGAGGCAGGGAAGCCCATCTACACGCGCTATGGAAGTGCAGAAGCTCTCTCCTTCACGATGGGTGTCATGATGGCGCTAGTCTCTTTCATTCAGGCTGGAGGCAACACTATCCAGTCTATTTTTT CAGATGAGCGAACGATTGTCTTCCTTCAGAAGGGGCCGTTGGTGTTGGTGTCCGTGTCTAACAGTCGTCAATCCGAACAGCAGCTCTGTAGCGAGTTGCTCCATGTTTACCATCAGATCGTCAGCATGCTTACCCAGGCTTGCATAAACCGCATCTTTGAACACAGCAAGAACTACGACCTGCTGCGTCTGCTGTTCGGCTCAGAGAAGGTTCTGGACAGTCTTCTCGACGTCATGGATTCTGAGCCCAGCTTCATGCTCTCCGCCGTCCAGTGTCTGCCTCTGGCGTCCTCTTCGAGAGACGTTCTGAGTCGCATCCTTCAGAAATCCGGCACCAAGAAACTGGTTTTCTCCATTCTTATCACCAATAACCTGCTTGTCTCTATCATTCAGGAGAAAATGGTTCTGGAGGATGCTAGGTTAAAACCGGCAGACCTCCACCTCCTCTTCAACCTCACCAGGGCTTCCTTTGCTTTCCAGGCCGGAGAGATATGGACGCCCGGCTGCCTGCCCTTGTTCGATCATGACTGCTCCTTTAATGCCTATGTGTCATATCTTGACCCTCCTGAATGTTGCGTCTGTCTCGTACTTTTGTCTACAGATAAGGAAGCATTTTATGCATTGGCAGAGTGCAAGAAGACAATTGAGGAGGCTG ACGGCCAGAATGCTTTGCAGTGTTTGGCAAACACTCAGACGTACTGTGTTAACAATATCGGTGTGGCTAATCTAAAACACTTAGAACAATGTAGTCAACTCCCACAGTTCATATG TCCAGAGATGGA ATACAAAACCCAGGAGGAGAAGATACATCTACTGGATCTGTATCGCAACATGCACAGAAGGATCCACAGTGGCTCACGGCCTTTGAAACTAATTTACCATTCGACAGACAGAGAAACACTGCTGGCATGG GTCACTAGTAAGTTTGAGCTGTACGTTTGCTTTTCTCCATTGGTCACTAAGAAATCCGCGATCACTGAAGTCACCAAACTGCTGCGATGGATTAGAAAGGAAGAGGACCGTCTCTTTATCTGCTCCCTGCCAAAATACTCCAACACGTCTCAGGCAGGCAGAAGTACAACATAG